A genomic region of Tsukamurella pulmonis contains the following coding sequences:
- the trxA gene encoding thioredoxin: MAEIVTLTDDTFTEQVLQSDKPVLVDFWATWCGPCKVVAPVLEQLAAEHGDKVTFAKIEVDQNPGAPRDYQVLSIPTLILFQNGKPTTKLVGAKSKSAILKELDGLV; the protein is encoded by the coding sequence ATGGCCGAGATCGTCACCCTCACCGACGACACCTTCACCGAGCAGGTGCTGCAGTCCGACAAGCCCGTGCTCGTCGACTTCTGGGCCACCTGGTGCGGCCCCTGCAAGGTGGTCGCACCGGTGCTGGAGCAGCTGGCCGCCGAGCACGGCGACAAGGTGACCTTCGCCAAGATCGAGGTCGACCAGAACCCCGGCGCGCCCCGCGACTACCAGGTGCTCAGCATCCCCACGCTGATCCTGTTCCAGAACGGGAAGCCGACGACCAAGTTGGTCGGCGCGAAGAGCAAGTCCGCTATCCTCAAGGAGCTCGACGGCCTGGTGTGA
- the yidD gene encoding membrane protein insertion efficiency factor YidD, giving the protein MRPPTCRFTPTCSEYAVEALSAHGAVKGVYLSTIRLLKCGPWHRGGWDPVPE; this is encoded by the coding sequence ATGCGGCCGCCCACCTGCCGTTTCACTCCCACCTGCAGCGAGTATGCGGTGGAGGCACTTTCGGCGCACGGCGCGGTCAAGGGCGTGTACCTCAGTACCATTCGCCTGCTCAAGTGCGGGCCGTGGCACCGCGGCGGCTGGGACCCCGTTCCGGAGTGA
- the dnaA gene encoding chromosomal replication initiator protein DnaA yields the protein MTVDPLIETWTAVVDELCGDNTDRTLTKQEKAWLRLVQPLTLTEGFALVAVPSQLMKDAIERSLREPLVAALTTRLGQDVELGVRISPDATPPAAPAAPAAAIPPTEGPSGPSTADLAVPVSEIAAGMPGAPSPSVQLPPPMTGPVTNGTEMTGSSGSSLNQKYTFETFVIGASNRFAHAAAFAVAEAPARAYNPLFIWGESGLGKTHLLHAAGHYARRLFPGMRVKYVSTEEFTNDFINSLKDDRQVQFKQRYRDVDILLVDDIQFLEGKLGIQEEFFHTFNTLHNANKQIVVSSDRPPKQLATLEDRLRTRFEWGLITDVQPPELEIRMAILLKKAQMERIHVPPDVLELIATRIDRNIRELEGALIRVTAFASLTQTDVTYELAEMVLRDLVPDTTTIEISSSTILSVVAEYFEISVADLKGTERARAVTHARQIAMYLCRELTELSLPKIGQIFDRDHTTVMYAERKIRKEMPERRRVYDQVQELTTRIKRRSQ from the coding sequence ATGACCGTTGATCCGCTGATCGAGACGTGGACCGCCGTGGTCGACGAGCTCTGCGGAGACAACACCGATCGCACCCTCACCAAGCAGGAGAAGGCCTGGCTCCGGCTCGTCCAGCCGCTCACCCTGACCGAGGGCTTCGCGCTCGTGGCCGTGCCCTCCCAGCTCATGAAGGACGCGATCGAGCGCAGTCTCCGCGAACCCCTCGTCGCCGCCCTCACCACCCGCCTCGGCCAGGACGTCGAACTCGGCGTCCGGATCTCTCCCGACGCGACGCCGCCGGCCGCGCCCGCCGCACCTGCGGCGGCCATCCCGCCCACCGAGGGGCCGTCGGGACCGAGCACCGCCGATCTGGCGGTCCCCGTCAGCGAGATCGCCGCCGGCATGCCCGGCGCTCCGTCACCGTCGGTCCAGCTGCCCCCGCCGATGACCGGCCCGGTCACCAACGGCACGGAGATGACCGGCTCGTCGGGCTCGAGCCTGAACCAGAAGTACACCTTCGAGACCTTCGTGATCGGCGCCTCGAACCGGTTCGCGCACGCCGCGGCCTTCGCGGTCGCAGAGGCCCCGGCCCGGGCCTACAACCCGCTCTTCATCTGGGGCGAATCCGGGCTCGGCAAGACCCACCTCCTGCACGCCGCGGGCCACTACGCCCGCCGGCTGTTCCCCGGGATGCGCGTGAAGTACGTGTCCACGGAGGAGTTCACCAACGACTTCATCAACTCGCTCAAGGACGACCGCCAGGTCCAGTTCAAGCAGCGCTATCGCGACGTGGACATCCTGCTGGTGGACGACATCCAGTTCCTCGAGGGGAAGCTGGGCATCCAGGAGGAGTTCTTCCACACCTTCAACACGCTGCACAACGCGAACAAGCAGATCGTGGTCTCCTCCGACCGGCCGCCGAAACAGCTGGCGACGCTGGAGGACCGGCTGCGCACGCGGTTCGAGTGGGGCCTGATCACCGACGTGCAGCCGCCCGAGCTGGAGATCCGCATGGCGATCCTGCTCAAGAAGGCGCAGATGGAACGCATCCACGTGCCGCCGGACGTGCTGGAGCTCATCGCCACCCGCATCGACCGCAACATCCGCGAGCTCGAGGGCGCGCTGATCCGCGTGACGGCCTTCGCCTCGCTCACCCAGACGGACGTGACCTACGAGCTCGCCGAGATGGTGCTGCGCGACCTGGTGCCGGACACCACGACCATCGAGATCTCCTCCAGCACGATCCTTTCGGTGGTGGCGGAGTACTTCGAGATCTCCGTGGCCGACCTCAAGGGCACCGAGCGCGCCCGCGCCGTGACGCATGCGCGGCAGATCGCCATGTACCTGTGCCGCGAGCTCACCGAGCTCTCGCTGCCGAAGATCGGGCAGATCTTCGACCGCGACCACACCACCGTCATGTACGCCGAGCGCAAGATCCGCAAGGAGATGCCGGAGCGCCGCCGCGTCTACGACCAGGTGCAGGAACTGACCACCCGCATCAAGCGGCGCAGCCAGTAG
- the dnaN gene encoding DNA polymerase III subunit beta: MKFRVPHEEFAESVAWVARSLPSRPPVPVLGGVLLTAGDDGLTVSGFDYEVSARVRVGAEVADEGQALVSGRLLADITKALPNKPVDVQLDTTRVAITCGSAKFSLPTMPVEDYPQLPELPQQTGAIERGTFAEAIAQVAIAAGKDDTLPMLTGIRVEIEGEKVVLAATDRFRLAVREFDWQPGTSDVKAAVLVPAKTLSEAAKTFAVDPEVGIALGAGSAVGADGLLGVVGADRRTTTRLLDADFPKFRQLLPASHTALATMEIAPLLEAIKRVALVADRGAQVRMEFADGTLRLSAGGDDAGRAEEELPADFQGEPLTIAFNPGYLLDGLAAIHTESVTFGFTTPSRPAVLRPAVENGYEPDDSGAFPAPQSPYTYLLMPVRLPG; the protein is encoded by the coding sequence ATGAAGTTTCGCGTCCCGCACGAGGAGTTCGCCGAATCCGTCGCGTGGGTGGCGCGCAGCCTGCCGTCGCGCCCTCCGGTGCCGGTTCTCGGCGGCGTCCTGCTCACCGCGGGTGACGACGGCCTGACCGTCTCGGGATTCGACTACGAGGTCTCGGCGCGCGTGCGCGTCGGCGCCGAGGTCGCCGACGAGGGCCAGGCGCTGGTCTCCGGCCGCCTGCTCGCCGACATCACCAAGGCCCTGCCGAACAAGCCGGTCGACGTGCAGCTCGACACCACCCGCGTCGCCATCACCTGCGGCAGCGCGAAGTTCTCGCTCCCGACGATGCCCGTCGAGGACTACCCGCAGCTGCCCGAGCTGCCCCAGCAGACCGGTGCCATCGAGCGCGGCACGTTCGCCGAAGCCATTGCGCAGGTCGCGATCGCCGCCGGCAAGGACGACACGCTGCCGATGCTCACGGGCATCCGCGTCGAGATCGAGGGCGAGAAGGTCGTGCTCGCCGCCACCGACCGGTTCCGGCTCGCGGTCCGCGAGTTCGACTGGCAGCCCGGCACCTCCGACGTCAAGGCCGCCGTCCTCGTCCCGGCGAAGACGTTGTCCGAGGCCGCCAAGACCTTCGCCGTCGATCCCGAGGTGGGCATCGCGCTGGGCGCCGGATCCGCCGTGGGCGCCGACGGCCTGCTCGGCGTGGTCGGCGCGGACCGTCGCACCACCACTCGCCTGCTCGACGCGGACTTCCCCAAGTTCCGTCAGCTGCTGCCGGCCTCGCACACCGCGCTCGCCACCATGGAGATCGCGCCGCTGCTCGAGGCCATCAAGCGCGTGGCGCTCGTCGCGGACCGCGGCGCGCAGGTCCGGATGGAGTTCGCCGACGGTACGCTGCGCCTCTCCGCCGGCGGCGACGACGCGGGCCGGGCCGAGGAGGAGCTGCCCGCCGACTTCCAGGGCGAGCCGCTGACCATCGCCTTCAACCCGGGCTACCTCCTCGACGGCCTCGCCGCGATCCACACCGAGTCGGTGACCTTCGGATTCACCACGCCCAGTCGCCCTGCGGTGCTGCGGCCCGCAGTGGAGAATGGCTACGAGCCGGACGACTCGGGTGCGTTCCCCGCGCCGCAGAGCCCGTACACGTACCTGCTGATGCCGGTGCGCCTGCCCGGCTGA
- the rpmH gene encoding 50S ribosomal protein L34, which produces MAKGKRTFQPNNRRRARVHGFRLRMRTRAGRAIVSARRTKGRAKLTA; this is translated from the coding sequence GTGGCCAAGGGCAAGCGGACGTTCCAGCCGAACAACCGTCGCCGCGCGCGGGTGCACGGCTTCCGTCTTCGTATGCGTACCCGTGCCGGGCGCGCCATCGTCTCCGCGCGTCGCACCAAGGGCCGCGCGAAGCTGACGGCCTGA
- the trxB gene encoding thioredoxin-disulfide reductase yields the protein MTAAGTDIADVIIIGSGPAGYTAGVYAGRAELSTILFEGTNFGGALMTTTEVENYPGFQNGIMGPQLMDEMREQAQRFGADLRMEDVESAQLDGEIKEVVTSEGTYRARAVILAMGAAARYLGVPGEEALLGRGVSACATCDGFFFRDQDIAVVGGGDSAMEEAIFLTKFAKSVTLIHRSENFRASKIMLDRARANEKIRFLTDSKVTAVQGEKSVESLLVENTVSGAVETLEVTGLFVAIGHDPRSGLVAGQVTVDDEGYVQVEGRSTATGVPGVFAAGDLVDHTYRQAITAAGSGCAAAIDAERWLAHHREVAAAQ from the coding sequence ATGACTGCAGCTGGCACCGATATCGCGGACGTGATCATCATCGGATCGGGTCCGGCCGGGTACACGGCGGGCGTCTACGCCGGTCGCGCCGAGCTGAGCACCATCCTGTTCGAGGGCACCAACTTCGGTGGCGCGCTGATGACCACCACCGAGGTGGAGAACTACCCCGGCTTCCAGAACGGCATCATGGGCCCCCAGCTCATGGACGAGATGCGCGAGCAGGCGCAGCGCTTCGGCGCCGACCTGCGCATGGAGGACGTGGAGTCCGCGCAGCTCGACGGGGAGATCAAGGAGGTCGTCACCTCCGAGGGCACCTACCGCGCGCGCGCCGTCATCCTCGCGATGGGCGCCGCTGCGCGCTACCTGGGCGTGCCCGGTGAGGAGGCCCTCCTCGGCCGCGGCGTGAGCGCCTGCGCCACCTGCGACGGCTTCTTCTTCCGCGATCAGGACATCGCGGTGGTGGGCGGCGGCGACTCCGCGATGGAGGAGGCCATCTTCCTGACCAAGTTCGCCAAGTCCGTCACGCTCATCCACCGCAGCGAGAACTTCCGCGCCTCGAAGATCATGCTCGACCGCGCGCGGGCGAACGAGAAGATCCGCTTCCTCACCGACTCCAAGGTCACCGCGGTGCAGGGCGAGAAGTCCGTCGAGTCGCTGCTGGTGGAGAACACCGTGTCCGGCGCCGTCGAGACCCTCGAGGTCACCGGGCTGTTCGTGGCCATCGGCCACGATCCCCGCTCGGGTCTGGTCGCGGGCCAGGTCACCGTCGACGACGAGGGCTACGTCCAGGTCGAGGGCCGCAGCACCGCGACGGGCGTTCCCGGCGTCTTCGCCGCGGGCGATCTGGTCGACCACACCTACCGCCAGGCCATCACGGCGGCCGGCAGCGGCTGTGCCGCCGCGATCGACGCCGAGCGCTGGCTCGCCCACCACCGCGAAGTCGCGGCCGCCCAGTAA
- a CDS encoding ParA family protein, with amino-acid sequence MTDHDSGFDVSRGTADDDTPIAAAARRASQVLTPGAAGTLPKPTERRVLTIANQKGGVGKTTTAVNLAAALALQGLRVLVVDLDPQGNASTALGVDHRSGVPSTYELLLGESTLEEAMAQSPHSPNLYCVPATIDLAGAEIELVSMVARETRLKNALGSAAADDLDYIFIDCPPSLGLLTVNALVAAKEVLIPIQCEYYALEGVGQLLRNIELVQSHLNKDLHVSTVLLTMYDARTKLADQVAAEVRNHFGDRVLGATIPRSVKVSEAPGYGTTVLDYDPGSRGAMSYLDAGRELAFRGAGQAV; translated from the coding sequence GTGACTGATCACGATTCCGGTTTCGACGTTTCACGTGGAACCGCTGACGACGACACCCCGATCGCCGCGGCCGCCCGCCGCGCCAGCCAGGTCCTGACCCCCGGAGCGGCGGGCACCCTGCCCAAGCCCACGGAGCGTCGCGTCCTGACGATCGCCAACCAGAAGGGCGGTGTCGGCAAGACGACGACGGCGGTGAACCTCGCGGCGGCGCTCGCGCTCCAGGGGCTGCGCGTCCTCGTCGTCGATCTCGACCCCCAGGGCAACGCGAGCACGGCGCTGGGCGTCGATCACCGGTCGGGCGTCCCGTCGACCTACGAGCTTCTGCTCGGGGAGTCCACTCTGGAGGAGGCGATGGCGCAGAGCCCGCACTCCCCCAACCTGTACTGCGTGCCCGCGACGATCGACCTCGCCGGCGCCGAGATCGAACTCGTGAGCATGGTCGCGCGCGAGACGCGGCTGAAGAACGCGCTCGGCAGCGCCGCCGCGGACGATCTGGACTACATCTTCATCGACTGCCCGCCGTCGCTCGGCCTGCTCACGGTGAACGCGCTCGTGGCCGCGAAGGAGGTGCTCATCCCCATCCAGTGCGAGTACTACGCGCTCGAGGGCGTGGGGCAGCTGCTGCGGAACATCGAGCTCGTGCAGTCGCACCTGAACAAGGATCTCCACGTCTCCACCGTGCTGCTCACGATGTACGACGCCCGCACCAAGCTCGCCGACCAGGTGGCCGCCGAGGTGCGCAACCACTTCGGCGACCGCGTCCTGGGCGCGACGATCCCCCGCAGCGTCAAGGTCTCGGAGGCGCCCGGCTACGGCACCACCGTGCTCGATTACGATCCCGGTTCGCGCGGCGCGATGAGCTACCTCGACGCGGGCCGGGAGCTGGCCTTCCGCGGCGCCGGGCAGGCGGTGTAA
- the rsmG gene encoding 16S rRNA (guanine(527)-N(7))-methyltransferase RsmG, protein MRAVWQERFHVEQRDEAGTPADSGTTAEALPPTPPVAREVFGDRLELAEEYARVLATDGVVRGLIGPREVPRLWERHVLNCAVLGELLDSGETLVDIGSGAGLPGVPVAIARPDVEVVLVEPLLRRAVFLEEFCGPRLPNVRVVRGRAEERSVVEAVGGADAVTSRAVSGFPKLAPWSAPLLRDGGRLLALKGSRAAEEIEEHGAILTKAGLRDPEVVLCGVGVVDPATTVVRAVRRAPAPKKRTKARRSY, encoded by the coding sequence ATGAGAGCCGTGTGGCAGGAGAGGTTTCACGTGGAACAGCGCGACGAGGCGGGTACGCCTGCCGACAGTGGGACGACGGCGGAAGCGTTGCCTCCCACTCCCCCGGTCGCGCGCGAGGTATTCGGCGATCGGCTCGAGCTCGCGGAGGAGTACGCCCGCGTGCTCGCGACCGACGGTGTGGTTCGCGGCCTGATCGGCCCGCGCGAGGTGCCGCGGCTGTGGGAGCGGCACGTGCTCAACTGCGCCGTGCTCGGTGAGCTCCTGGATTCCGGCGAGACCCTCGTGGACATCGGGAGCGGTGCCGGGTTGCCCGGGGTGCCGGTGGCGATCGCCCGCCCCGACGTCGAGGTGGTGCTCGTCGAGCCGTTGCTGCGGCGTGCGGTGTTCCTCGAGGAGTTCTGCGGTCCGCGGCTGCCGAATGTCCGCGTGGTCCGCGGGCGCGCGGAGGAGCGGTCCGTCGTCGAGGCGGTCGGTGGCGCGGACGCCGTGACCTCTCGCGCAGTGTCCGGGTTCCCGAAGCTCGCGCCGTGGTCCGCTCCCCTGCTGCGCGACGGCGGTCGGCTGCTCGCACTCAAGGGTTCGCGCGCGGCGGAGGAGATCGAGGAGCACGGCGCGATCCTCACCAAGGCCGGGCTCCGCGATCCCGAGGTGGTCCTGTGCGGAGTCGGTGTCGTCGACCCGGCCACCACCGTGGTCCGCGCGGTGCGTCGCGCGCCGGCGCCGAAGAAGCGCACGAAGGCTCGCCGCTCCTACTGA
- a CDS encoding protein jag: MPDDVTVEEEQTATEANAEAQVEAPVESPVNEDDELVEEGEIAADYLEQLLDILDFDGDIDLDVEGGRAIVAIDGGEDLTKLVGQRGEVLDALQELTRLAVQQSTGDRSRLMLDVAGWRASRRTRLSGLGTEVAERVASTGEKESLKPMTPFERKIVHDAVAKVDGVHSESEGAEPNRRVVVLPNA; encoded by the coding sequence ATGCCTGACGACGTGACCGTCGAGGAGGAGCAGACCGCGACCGAGGCGAACGCCGAGGCGCAGGTCGAGGCACCCGTCGAGAGCCCCGTGAACGAGGACGACGAGCTGGTCGAGGAGGGCGAGATCGCCGCCGACTACCTCGAGCAGCTGCTCGACATCCTCGACTTCGACGGCGACATCGACCTCGATGTGGAGGGCGGCCGCGCCATCGTCGCGATCGACGGCGGCGAGGACCTGACCAAGCTGGTGGGCCAGCGCGGCGAGGTGCTCGACGCGCTGCAGGAGCTCACCCGCCTCGCGGTGCAGCAGTCCACGGGCGACCGCAGCCGGCTGATGCTCGACGTCGCCGGGTGGCGCGCGAGCCGCCGCACGCGCCTGTCGGGCCTCGGCACCGAGGTCGCGGAGCGCGTGGCGTCGACCGGTGAGAAGGAGTCGCTCAAGCCGATGACGCCGTTCGAGCGCAAGATCGTGCACGACGCCGTGGCCAAGGTCGACGGTGTGCACTCGGAGAGCGAGGGCGCGGAGCCGAACCGTCGCGTCGTGGTGCTCCCCAACGCCTAG
- a CDS encoding ParB/RepB/Spo0J family partition protein, with amino-acid sequence MAGQKKGGLGRGLAALIPTGPDEGPRLGSDAADLIIGARPGAPSKAAPTAPADKPGRAGAAKGRTDVAEGQPEEAPTDLADSGAVYREIAPAAIQPNPQQPRTVFDEEGLAELVHSIREFGLMQPIVVRPLPRPEGDVRYQLVMGERRWRASQEAGLTAIPAIVRETADGDMLRDALLENIHRVQLNPLEEAAAYAQLLEEFGVTHDELAARLGRSRPVVTNTIRLLRLPVAVQRRVAAGVLSAGHARALLSLEAGTDAQDALAARIVAEGLSVRATEEAVTLANRGDGTVAPAAPPRRQPADPALREVADRIADRLDTKVTVSMGKRKGKIVVEVGSTEDLERIVALLAER; translated from the coding sequence GTGGCCGGGCAGAAGAAGGGCGGCCTCGGCCGGGGCCTCGCCGCACTCATCCCCACCGGACCCGACGAGGGCCCGCGCCTGGGCAGCGACGCTGCCGACCTCATCATCGGCGCGCGCCCCGGCGCACCGTCGAAGGCGGCGCCCACGGCACCGGCGGACAAGCCGGGCCGGGCGGGCGCCGCGAAGGGTCGGACGGACGTCGCCGAGGGCCAGCCGGAGGAGGCACCGACGGACCTCGCGGACTCCGGCGCCGTGTACCGGGAGATCGCGCCGGCGGCGATCCAGCCGAACCCCCAGCAGCCGCGCACCGTCTTCGACGAGGAGGGCCTCGCCGAGCTCGTTCACTCGATCCGCGAGTTCGGGCTGATGCAGCCGATCGTGGTCCGGCCGCTCCCCCGCCCCGAGGGCGATGTGCGGTACCAGCTCGTCATGGGCGAGCGTCGGTGGCGCGCCAGCCAGGAGGCGGGCCTCACCGCGATCCCCGCGATCGTGCGGGAGACCGCCGACGGCGACATGCTCCGTGACGCGCTGCTCGAGAACATCCACCGCGTGCAGCTGAACCCGCTCGAGGAGGCGGCGGCCTACGCCCAGCTGCTCGAGGAGTTCGGCGTGACCCACGACGAGCTGGCCGCCCGCCTCGGCCGTTCGCGGCCGGTGGTCACCAACACGATCCGGCTGCTGCGCCTGCCCGTCGCAGTCCAGCGCCGCGTCGCGGCGGGGGTGCTCTCCGCCGGCCACGCCCGCGCGCTGCTCTCGCTGGAGGCCGGCACCGACGCCCAGGACGCCCTCGCGGCCCGGATCGTCGCGGAGGGCCTGTCGGTGCGCGCCACCGAGGAGGCCGTCACCCTCGCGAACCGCGGGGACGGCACCGTCGCGCCGGCGGCACCGCCGCGCCGGCAGCCGGCCGATCCCGCGCTGCGGGAGGTCGCGGACCGGATCGCGGACCGGCTGGACACCAAGGTCACCGTGTCGATGGGTAAGCGGAAGGGCAAGATCGTCGTCGAGGTGGGCTCGACGGAGGACCTCGAACGCATCGTCGCCCTGCTCGCCGAGAGGTGA
- a CDS encoding N-acetylmuramoyl-L-alanine amidase: MPRISLGDHGGAVAEIRGILADQGFLRDYVAPTELVVGGWTAPEAVFDRRLDRATRAFQQQRGLLVDGVVGPATYRALRESTYQLGARTLSYIASAPPSGDDVAALQARLQNLGFYAGMIDGLFGPQTHLGLSAYQREFGLVADGICGPATLRSLTFLGSRVTGGSPHAIKEEEHVRSSGPRLSGKRIVIDPGLGGPDRGLAVRGPDGRPVTEEEILWDLGSRLEGRMAAAGMETYLSRPRGMDADDSTRAYTANTFDADMMIALRTAHYRNDRAHGVASFHFGNTHGASSNIGRNLAGFIQREIVARTPLTDCHYHGRTWDIVRLTRMPTVQIDVGYVTNPHDAAVLASPQMRDTIAEAILVAVKRLYLLGENDRPTGTYTFAELLELEESAENRA; encoded by the coding sequence ATGCCACGCATCAGCCTCGGTGATCACGGTGGCGCCGTGGCGGAGATCCGCGGCATCCTCGCCGATCAGGGTTTCCTCCGCGACTACGTGGCCCCCACCGAGTTGGTGGTCGGGGGCTGGACGGCCCCCGAGGCGGTCTTCGACCGCCGGCTGGATCGCGCCACGCGCGCCTTCCAGCAGCAGCGCGGTCTCCTGGTCGACGGTGTCGTCGGTCCCGCCACCTACCGTGCGCTCCGCGAGTCCACCTACCAGCTGGGCGCGCGCACGCTCAGCTACATCGCCTCCGCGCCCCCCTCGGGCGACGACGTGGCGGCCCTGCAGGCCCGCCTGCAGAACCTCGGCTTCTACGCCGGGATGATCGACGGCCTCTTCGGCCCGCAGACCCACCTGGGCCTCTCGGCCTATCAGCGCGAGTTCGGCCTCGTCGCCGACGGCATCTGCGGCCCGGCCACGCTGCGCTCGCTCACCTTCCTCGGCTCGCGCGTGACCGGCGGATCGCCGCACGCGATCAAGGAGGAGGAGCACGTCCGCAGCTCCGGTCCGCGCCTGTCGGGCAAGCGCATCGTCATCGACCCGGGCCTCGGCGGGCCGGACCGCGGCCTCGCCGTGCGCGGCCCCGACGGCCGGCCCGTCACCGAGGAGGAGATCCTCTGGGATCTCGGCTCGCGACTCGAGGGCCGGATGGCCGCCGCCGGCATGGAGACCTACCTCTCGCGCCCGCGCGGCATGGACGCCGACGACAGCACTCGCGCGTACACCGCCAACACCTTCGACGCCGACATGATGATCGCGCTGCGCACCGCGCACTACCGCAACGACCGCGCCCACGGCGTGGCCTCGTTCCACTTCGGCAACACGCACGGCGCCAGCTCGAACATCGGCCGCAACCTGGCGGGCTTCATCCAGCGCGAGATCGTCGCGCGGACGCCGCTGACCGACTGCCACTACCACGGCCGCACCTGGGACATCGTCCGCCTGACGCGCATGCCCACGGTGCAGATCGACGTCGGCTACGTGACCAATCCGCACGACGCGGCGGTGCTCGCCTCGCCGCAGATGCGCGACACGATCGCCGAGGCGATCCTCGTGGCCGTCAAGCGGCTGTACCTGCTGGGGGAGAACGACCGCCCCACGGGCACATACACTTTCGCCGAGCTACTCGAGCTCGAGGAGAGCGCCGAGAACCGGGCCTGA
- the yidC gene encoding membrane protein insertase YidC encodes MSLDYVYYPVSGIMWVWHKVFSFVPGLGPDSGITWALSVIFLVLTLRAILYKPFVRQIKTTRQMQEFQPQMQALRKKYGKDRQKLALEMQKLQKEHGFNPLLGCLPALLQVPVFIGLFHVLRSFNRMSGGTTQLFGSPDMNAYETRHTANYFFSATDVQSFLDARLFGVPLSSYVQEPVKQFQAFMPVSPPDANGVIPYIEPNFEKWWIIALSVPLMIVAALATHFNSRASIARQPVASLDNPQTAIMNRLMLWVFPIGVLVGGFFLPVAILIYWVTQNIWTYFQQHIVFGKLDKEDEEKKRLAQEKRAENAPKPGAKPKKGGAATSLTKAADTAAADTTAGDAEGTTEEKAPSKPTPGAKPKAQHPSGNARQQQRNQQQRNRSKKRKR; translated from the coding sequence ATGTCCTTGGACTACGTGTACTACCCGGTGTCGGGCATCATGTGGGTCTGGCACAAGGTGTTCTCCTTCGTGCCCGGCCTCGGCCCCGATAGCGGCATCACGTGGGCCCTCTCGGTGATCTTCCTGGTGCTCACGTTGCGCGCCATCCTGTACAAGCCCTTCGTCCGGCAGATCAAGACGACCAGGCAGATGCAGGAGTTCCAACCGCAGATGCAGGCGCTGCGGAAGAAGTACGGCAAGGACCGGCAGAAGCTGGCCCTGGAGATGCAGAAGCTGCAGAAGGAGCACGGTTTCAACCCGCTGCTCGGCTGCCTGCCCGCCCTGCTCCAGGTCCCGGTGTTCATCGGCCTGTTCCACGTTCTCCGGTCGTTCAACCGGATGAGCGGTGGCACCACGCAGCTGTTCGGCTCGCCGGACATGAACGCGTACGAGACGCGCCACACCGCGAACTACTTCTTCTCCGCCACCGACGTGCAGAGCTTCCTCGACGCCCGCCTGTTCGGCGTCCCGCTCTCCTCGTACGTGCAGGAACCGGTGAAGCAGTTCCAGGCCTTCATGCCCGTGAGCCCGCCCGACGCGAACGGCGTGATCCCCTACATCGAGCCGAACTTCGAGAAGTGGTGGATCATCGCGCTCTCGGTGCCGCTGATGATCGTCGCCGCCCTGGCCACGCACTTCAACTCGCGCGCCTCGATCGCCCGCCAGCCCGTCGCCTCGCTGGACAACCCCCAGACGGCCATCATGAACCGCCTGATGCTGTGGGTCTTCCCCATCGGTGTGCTCGTCGGTGGCTTCTTCCTGCCCGTCGCCATCCTGATCTACTGGGTCACCCAGAACATCTGGACGTACTTCCAGCAGCACATCGTCTTCGGCAAGCTCGACAAGGAGGACGAGGAGAAGAAGCGCCTGGCGCAGGAGAAGCGGGCCGAGAACGCCCCGAAGCCCGGCGCGAAGCCCAAGAAGGGCGGCGCCGCCACTTCGCTGACCAAGGCCGCGGACACCGCGGCTGCGGACACCACGGCCGGTGATGCCGAGGGCACGACGGAGGAGAAGGCACCGTCGAAGCCCACCCCCGGCGCGAAGCCGAAGGCCCAGCACCCCTCGGGCAACGCCCGGCAGCAGCAGCGCAACCAGCAGCAGCGCAATCGGAGCAAGAAGCGCAAGCGCTGA
- the rnpA gene encoding ribonuclease P protein component yields MSSSRDFGAAVKGGRRVGRRSIVVHVATATNTSPVAPSEGGPGLVVSADDPVTPAPRVGLIVSKAVGNAVVRHAVARRLRAAAASVTADLDDGALVVIRALRSASDADANELTAQLRSGLTKLGAL; encoded by the coding sequence ATGAGCTCGTCGCGCGACTTCGGCGCGGCGGTCAAGGGTGGGCGCCGCGTGGGTCGCCGCTCCATCGTGGTGCACGTGGCGACAGCGACGAACACGAGCCCGGTCGCCCCTTCCGAGGGGGGACCGGGCCTCGTCGTGTCCGCAGACGATCCGGTGACGCCGGCGCCGCGGGTGGGCCTGATCGTCTCGAAGGCCGTGGGCAACGCCGTGGTCCGCCACGCGGTCGCCCGCCGGCTGCGCGCCGCCGCCGCATCGGTCACCGCCGATCTCGACGACGGTGCGCTGGTCGTGATCCGCGCGCTGCGCTCCGCCTCCGACGCCGATGCGAACGAGCTGACGGCGCAACTGCGTTCCGGTCTGACGAAGCTGGGGGCGTTGTGA